From a region of the Fischerella sp. JS2 genome:
- a CDS encoding DUF2281 domain-containing protein, which produces MTIKEQLLQEIETLPPELLTEALNFLREIKISHTEKQSIKNHLRGSIAEDLLEFAGTWSGNNIKECL; this is translated from the coding sequence ATGACAATAAAAGAACAACTGCTGCAAGAAATAGAAACTTTACCACCAGAATTACTAACAGAAGCACTTAATTTTCTTCGAGAAATCAAAATCAGTCATACAGAAAAACAGTCAATTAAAAATCACTTACGCGGTTCTATAGCTGAAGATTTACTAGAATTTGCAGGAACTTGGTCAGGTAATAATATTAAAGAATGTCTTTAG
- a CDS encoding single-stranded-DNA-specific exonuclease RecJ, giving the protein MLDQFPTTATKPLRRLPNQRWQIYPQKIELAHNLAKATNLPSLLNQLLINRGIETPEQAQAFLNSESINLPSPLQEFPDLAVSLELLQSCITCKEKIAICGDYDADGMTSTALLLRSLRWLGAEVNYAIPSRMHEGYGINKRIVEEFHSEGVKLILTVDNGISAFEPITRARELGLQVIVTDHHDIPQQLPPANAILNPKLLPESSIYRGVAGVGVAYILAVSLAQQLGQANSGIIKPMLELFTLGTIADLAPLTGVNRRWVKRGLLQLPKSQLAGVQALIQVSGIGDRGQGGQGKISPHHPITPPPHLPNPKSLKPEDIGFRLGPRINAIGRIGDPQIMIELLTTDDMGIALERAMQCEQINQHRQQMCEQIEQEAIALVETEYVTSLQEDRVLVVVQPNWHHGVIGIVASRLVERYGVPVFIGTYEDDKQIRGSARGIPEFHVFAALEYCQDLLGKFGGHKAAGGFSLPAENLAALRSRLVEFANQCLEIQHLKPLLKIDAEANFNQINQELYQQLHALEPCGIDNPDPIFWTANVQVIEQQTVGKGHIKLTVAQTLDQQQFKIKAIAWRWRDYFPLPQRIDIAYKLRENHFDGNTTIELELVGARLASQSHSPFTFFPATSKAAFEYNQRQYTCGIYQNGSLAELRIKNPDGKVLAIGQGQTVGLLGNNRQDAKEVDISQSHYDGIIQAALRALGTCK; this is encoded by the coding sequence GTGCTAGACCAATTCCCAACTACAGCAACAAAACCCCTTCGACGTTTGCCTAATCAACGTTGGCAAATTTACCCGCAGAAAATAGAATTAGCCCACAATCTGGCAAAGGCGACTAATTTACCATCTTTGCTCAATCAGCTACTAATTAATCGTGGTATTGAAACCCCGGAACAAGCACAAGCTTTTTTAAATTCTGAGTCCATAAATCTGCCTTCACCTTTGCAGGAATTTCCAGATTTAGCAGTCAGTTTAGAGTTGTTGCAATCTTGCATTACCTGTAAAGAAAAAATTGCCATCTGTGGAGATTACGATGCAGATGGTATGACTAGCACTGCTTTGCTATTACGTAGTTTACGCTGGTTAGGCGCAGAGGTAAATTACGCCATTCCCAGCCGGATGCATGAAGGCTATGGCATCAATAAAAGAATTGTAGAAGAATTCCACAGCGAAGGTGTGAAACTCATCCTGACTGTTGATAATGGTATCTCTGCGTTTGAACCCATTACCAGAGCCAGAGAACTGGGTCTACAAGTAATTGTCACCGACCATCACGACATTCCGCAACAATTACCCCCAGCCAACGCCATTCTTAACCCAAAATTATTACCAGAATCTTCTATATATCGCGGTGTTGCTGGTGTGGGTGTTGCTTACATTTTGGCAGTTTCTCTAGCTCAACAGCTAGGGCAAGCTAACAGTGGCATTATTAAACCAATGTTAGAACTGTTTACACTAGGAACCATTGCTGATTTAGCTCCCTTAACTGGAGTCAATCGCCGTTGGGTAAAACGTGGTTTGCTGCAATTACCTAAATCGCAACTAGCAGGAGTACAGGCGTTAATTCAGGTGTCGGGGATCGGGGATCGGGGACAAGGGGGACAAGGAAAAATTTCTCCCCATCACCCCATCACCCCACCTCCCCACCTCCCCAATCCAAAATCATTAAAGCCTGAAGACATTGGGTTTCGGCTTGGACCACGCATTAATGCTATTGGTAGAATCGGTGATCCCCAAATTATGATTGAGTTACTAACTACAGATGATATGGGGATTGCCTTAGAACGAGCGATGCAGTGTGAGCAAATTAACCAGCATCGCCAGCAGATGTGTGAACAAATTGAACAAGAAGCGATCGCATTAGTTGAGACAGAATATGTTACATCTCTACAGGAAGACCGTGTTTTGGTTGTGGTGCAACCCAACTGGCATCATGGTGTTATAGGTATTGTTGCCTCCCGCTTGGTAGAACGCTACGGTGTCCCTGTGTTCATCGGTACTTATGAAGATGACAAGCAAATTCGCGGTTCTGCACGCGGAATACCAGAATTTCATGTTTTTGCAGCTTTGGAATATTGCCAAGACTTGCTGGGCAAATTTGGGGGACACAAAGCCGCAGGCGGATTTTCTTTACCTGCCGAAAATTTAGCAGCATTGCGATCGCGTTTGGTAGAATTCGCTAACCAATGTCTAGAAATTCAGCACCTGAAACCATTATTAAAAATTGATGCTGAAGCTAACTTTAATCAAATTAATCAAGAACTCTATCAACAACTCCACGCTTTAGAACCTTGCGGAATCGACAACCCCGATCCAATCTTCTGGACAGCTAATGTCCAAGTCATAGAACAGCAAACCGTTGGCAAAGGTCATATTAAACTAACAGTTGCTCAAACACTTGACCAACAACAATTTAAAATTAAAGCGATCGCTTGGCGGTGGCGCGACTACTTTCCCCTACCACAAAGAATAGATATTGCTTATAAACTGCGAGAAAATCATTTTGATGGCAACACCACCATTGAATTAGAACTAGTCGGTGCTAGACTCGCCAGTCAGTCGCACTCACCGTTTACTTTTTTCCCTGCTACATCAAAAGCTGCTTTTGAGTACAATCAGCGTCAATATACCTGTGGCATCTATCAAAATGGTTCTTTAGCTGAATTAAGAATAAAAAATCCCGATGGCAAGGTTTTAGCTATTGGGCAAGGACAAACGGTCGGTTTGCTGGGTAATAATCGCCAAGACGCCAAAGAAGTCGATATCTCGCAATCACACTATGACGGCATTATTCAAGCAGCACTTAGGGCTTTGGGGACTTGCAAATAG
- the psb30 gene encoding photosystem II reaction center protein Ycf12/Psb30, which produces MFEAITNINWEVIFQLLFVALIMLAGPAVIFVLAFRGGDL; this is translated from the coding sequence ATGTTTGAGGCTATAACCAACATCAATTGGGAAGTAATTTTTCAGCTATTGTTCGTAGCGTTGATCATGTTAGCTGGTCCGGCGGTAATTTTTGTACTTGCTTTTCGTGGTGGCGACCTCTAA
- a CDS encoding YkgJ family cysteine cluster protein encodes MATWQCVKQCGACCHLDPQYRPDLHEYLTPEELELYLSMIGDGGWCINYDHDSRECQIYPDRPRFCRVEPEIFKDMYSIDSEDLNDFAIECCQQQIEGVYGDRSLEMLRFNQTIGYIAKLD; translated from the coding sequence ATGGCAACTTGGCAATGTGTAAAACAATGTGGGGCCTGCTGTCATCTCGACCCTCAGTACCGTCCAGACTTGCATGAATATTTAACTCCAGAAGAACTGGAACTTTATTTAAGTATGATAGGTGACGGAGGATGGTGTATTAACTATGACCATGATAGCCGTGAATGTCAAATTTACCCAGACCGCCCGCGTTTTTGCCGGGTAGAACCAGAGATATTTAAAGATATGTATAGTATTGACTCAGAAGACTTAAACGATTTTGCCATTGAGTGTTGCCAACAACAAATAGAAGGTGTTTATGGCGATCGCAGTCTCGAAATGCTACGTTTCAATCAAACCATTGGCTACATAGCAAAGTTAGACTAG
- a CDS encoding GTPase family protein, with translation MVRLKLWQWLVLATPIATIITFLLVSAGLQIHEWGLNWIWGVFILVFVGWRWLLVQWTRPAIAQVEFVMAEVTKELESATGDTIPSEQTDATNRAEAALQEILQASQSDPPIWEDWQTFWQRCQAVVIAIANIYHPEVKYPLLNIYVPQAYALIRGTVDEMDQWMQKLSPALNQVTVGQAFQAYEMYQKLEPSARKLLRVWNLAQWLLNPVAAIANRASQSYSNQANQQLLVNLSQLLREAALRNLCQQVIALYSGIVPVVESPVVPPSPAPTKTQTLREILAQAEPVEIVEQKPVNILLIGRTGAGKSSLINTLFQADLAEVDVLPSTDKIQIYHWQAPEGATLNLWDTPGYEQVNRNDLRTLVLDYANHADLLLLVTPALDPALQMDVDFLRDMKEEVADLPAIAIVTQVDRLRPIREWQPPYDWQWGERPKEVAIREATQYRAQQLGDFCNRVLPVVTSDSNTGRSAWGIDALSLVLIDAIAPAKQLRLARFLRNLEARSVAAAKIIDHYTFQMATTQGLTALLKSPILKFISTLSTGSPTLANLLAEKIPAEQLPIVIGKLQMAYDLFLLLSTDRTLKFDLLALWPLLLENSGSPNQNAWAFGHALLEYWTQNLTVEQLRERFVYYLGLSLQKDKA, from the coding sequence ATGGTGCGACTAAAACTTTGGCAATGGCTCGTCTTGGCAACTCCCATCGCAACCATCATCACTTTCTTACTGGTATCGGCGGGGTTGCAAATTCACGAGTGGGGGCTGAATTGGATTTGGGGTGTGTTTATCCTGGTGTTTGTCGGCTGGCGTTGGCTACTGGTACAATGGACTCGCCCTGCGATCGCTCAAGTAGAATTTGTGATGGCAGAGGTGACAAAAGAACTAGAGTCTGCCACAGGTGATACAATTCCTTCAGAGCAAACCGATGCCACCAATCGAGCCGAAGCAGCACTTCAAGAAATTCTGCAAGCATCACAAAGTGATCCACCGATTTGGGAAGACTGGCAAACTTTTTGGCAGCGTTGTCAAGCTGTTGTGATTGCCATTGCCAATATTTATCACCCGGAAGTTAAATATCCTCTGCTAAATATTTACGTTCCCCAGGCTTACGCACTGATTCGAGGTACGGTAGATGAGATGGATCAGTGGATGCAAAAGTTATCTCCAGCTCTGAATCAAGTTACTGTTGGGCAAGCATTTCAAGCTTATGAGATGTACCAGAAGTTGGAACCTTCCGCTAGGAAATTATTACGCGTTTGGAACTTGGCACAGTGGCTATTGAACCCAGTTGCAGCAATAGCAAACCGAGCCAGTCAAAGTTACAGTAATCAAGCAAATCAGCAACTATTAGTGAATTTAAGTCAGTTACTTAGAGAAGCAGCACTGAGGAATTTATGTCAGCAAGTGATCGCTCTCTACAGTGGTATTGTACCTGTTGTCGAATCTCCTGTTGTCCCACCATCTCCAGCCCCAACCAAAACCCAAACTCTGCGAGAAATCCTCGCCCAAGCCGAACCTGTGGAGATAGTTGAGCAAAAACCCGTTAATATTCTTTTGATAGGGAGAACTGGGGCTGGGAAAAGTAGCTTGATTAATACCTTATTCCAAGCAGATTTAGCTGAAGTTGATGTATTACCTAGTACTGATAAAATTCAGATTTATCACTGGCAAGCACCAGAAGGTGCAACCTTAAACCTTTGGGACACTCCTGGTTACGAACAAGTCAACCGTAACGATTTACGCACACTTGTGCTTGATTATGCCAATCATGCAGACTTGCTCCTACTAGTCACCCCTGCCCTTGATCCTGCTCTGCAAATGGATGTAGACTTTCTGCGAGACATGAAAGAGGAAGTAGCAGATTTGCCTGCTATTGCCATTGTCACTCAAGTTGATCGCCTGCGTCCGATTCGAGAATGGCAGCCTCCCTATGATTGGCAATGGGGAGAACGACCAAAAGAAGTGGCAATTCGGGAAGCAACACAGTACCGGGCTCAACAGTTGGGTGATTTTTGTAATCGAGTTTTACCTGTTGTCACAAGTGACAGCAATACAGGTCGGAGTGCTTGGGGGATAGATGCCTTATCTTTAGTATTAATTGATGCGATCGCACCTGCTAAGCAATTGCGTCTAGCTCGTTTTTTGCGTAACCTAGAAGCCCGGAGTGTCGCTGCTGCCAAAATCATCGACCACTACACCTTCCAGATGGCAACAACTCAAGGGCTAACTGCATTACTCAAAAGTCCAATTCTCAAATTTATTTCTACCCTCTCAACTGGATCTCCCACTTTAGCAAATCTACTCGCCGAGAAAATCCCAGCCGAACAGTTGCCAATTGTAATTGGCAAACTCCAGATGGCTTATGATTTATTTTTACTATTAAGTACTGATAGAACACTAAAGTTTGATCTACTGGCTCTTTGGCCATTACTGTTAGAAAACTCTGGTTCACCCAACCAAAATGCTTGGGCATTTGGTCACGCCTTGCTAGAGTACTGGACTCAGAATTTAACGGTTGAGCAATTACGAGAGCGCTTTGTATACTATCTAGGGCTTTCATTGCAAAAAGACAAAGCTTAG
- a CDS encoding M23 family metallopeptidase — protein MTTVDRTQKLVPAAVSNLQVNRLVTSMVAGMLAAFPVALALPVEALQVRMTPANPKLGDTLSVFISVDNPVASATPKVSSGEKTYPAFEVAPNQYRAFIPTTPLQKAGKRTIRVTGDGQVRNLLVQVNSRKFPVQRINLPPGKAGVEATEYELKRVSEFKALQTPQKYWSGVFIKPNAGRISTIYGVRRYYNGKFAKDYYHRGVDYAGSTGSPVVAPAAGKVALVGRVSQGFRVHGNVVGIDHGQGVTSIFMHLSRINVKEGDMVKPGQVIGAVGSTGAATGPHLHWGLYVNGQSVDPTPWRYQEFK, from the coding sequence ATGACTACCGTAGATCGCACTCAGAAGTTGGTTCCAGCAGCTGTGTCTAATTTACAAGTTAACCGTCTTGTTACCAGCATGGTAGCCGGGATGTTAGCTGCTTTCCCTGTAGCATTAGCACTACCCGTAGAAGCTTTACAGGTAAGGATGACTCCAGCTAATCCGAAATTAGGGGATACATTATCGGTTTTCATTAGTGTAGATAATCCGGTCGCTAGCGCGACTCCAAAAGTCTCTTCTGGAGAGAAAACTTACCCAGCGTTTGAAGTTGCGCCTAATCAGTATCGGGCTTTTATTCCCACTACACCATTGCAAAAGGCTGGAAAAAGAACAATTCGAGTCACCGGAGATGGTCAGGTACGGAACTTATTGGTGCAGGTGAACTCACGCAAGTTCCCTGTACAACGAATTAATTTACCCCCAGGTAAAGCAGGAGTAGAAGCCACAGAATACGAACTCAAGCGTGTATCAGAATTTAAAGCCCTGCAAACACCACAAAAATACTGGAGTGGCGTTTTTATCAAACCAAATGCGGGGCGAATCTCTACTATCTATGGTGTACGTCGTTACTATAATGGTAAATTTGCAAAAGATTACTACCATCGCGGTGTTGACTACGCTGGTTCTACGGGTTCACCTGTAGTGGCTCCGGCGGCAGGAAAAGTTGCTTTAGTAGGAAGGGTATCCCAAGGTTTTCGGGTTCATGGTAACGTTGTTGGCATTGACCACGGTCAAGGAGTAACAAGTATTTTTATGCATCTGAGTCGCATTAATGTCAAAGAAGGCGATATGGTTAAACCCGGTCAAGTCATTGGCGCGGTGGGTTCTACAGGTGCTGCTACAGGACCTCACTTACACTGGGGATTATATGTCAACGGTCAATCTGTTGACCCAACACCGTGGCGATATCAAGAATTTAAATAG
- a CDS encoding cation:proton antiporter, with the protein MQEDFRLIVDLVSVLAVAACGGLLAALLRQPVLLGYLIGGIVIGPTGLGLIKELIQVETLAQFGVAFLLFALGVEFSFAELKKVKAIALGGGGLQITLTIAVTVVVCGLTGFWGTLPAKGVFLGAILSLSSTAVVLKCLMERNETETPHGQVMLGILVVQDLALGLMLAVLPALHQPGESIVMAVLTALVRIGLFAGGAVIAGKWIIPPLLRMLARTESRELFLLGVVALCLGIALLTEYLGLSIEMGAFVAGLMISEVEYADQTLTYVEPLRDIFASLFFASIGMLIDPVFLWQNLELILGLVAIAFIGKFLIITPLVKLFRYPLKTALIAGFGLAQIGEFSFVLASEGQALGLVSRQIYLLILGTTAVTLVLTPFVLRLVPIVFDWLESMPWLKPYFSSEGKPIEVAEELPIKDHIVVCGYGRVGKNLVKLLQQHDLPVLVIDQSESRIQQLREAGVPYVYGNCVSFHVLETAMVSQAKGMAIALPDPMSIRLCLKRALELSPDLDVVVRATSDKNIEVLYQLGAREVVQPEFEASIEMATYILNVVGFSSVVVQREMQEIRNRHYLDLRPEQSASQVSRHLRQATQDLNNRWYSLPETSPLIGMTLEEADMRYLTGVSLMAIRRANGEEIDYPDANTKLEKGDRLLVVGSGEEFAALEEFALGRAAVPGDNSACQWVIVNADCPLLGKTLADLKIRQQFGVQVQSMRRDGKFIRFPNSKMELQAQDQLLLCGSLTSLHQLEQLFAPSTQSLSVPVVTASEAEALKEYLPMDSVID; encoded by the coding sequence GTGCAAGAAGATTTTAGATTAATTGTTGATTTAGTATCAGTTCTCGCTGTCGCCGCCTGCGGCGGACTTTTGGCGGCGCTTTTAAGACAACCTGTTTTACTAGGGTATCTGATTGGGGGGATTGTTATCGGTCCAACGGGGCTGGGACTAATTAAAGAATTAATTCAAGTAGAGACTCTAGCACAGTTCGGCGTTGCCTTTCTATTATTTGCCTTGGGAGTTGAGTTTTCCTTTGCGGAACTCAAAAAAGTCAAAGCGATCGCCCTCGGTGGAGGTGGATTACAAATCACCCTGACAATCGCAGTCACGGTTGTGGTGTGCGGTTTGACAGGGTTTTGGGGAACTTTACCAGCTAAAGGCGTGTTTTTGGGGGCAATTCTATCTTTGTCTTCCACAGCAGTTGTCCTCAAATGTTTAATGGAACGCAACGAGACGGAAACGCCTCATGGACAGGTGATGCTAGGAATTCTGGTGGTGCAGGATTTGGCATTAGGACTAATGTTGGCAGTTTTGCCGGCTTTGCATCAACCAGGGGAATCGATTGTAATGGCGGTGCTAACAGCCCTGGTGCGGATTGGCTTGTTTGCAGGGGGTGCTGTGATCGCTGGTAAGTGGATCATCCCGCCTTTGTTGCGGATGTTAGCCCGTACAGAAAGTCGAGAGTTATTTTTATTAGGAGTAGTGGCCCTGTGTTTGGGTATTGCCCTGTTGACAGAGTATTTAGGGCTGTCGATTGAAATGGGAGCATTTGTCGCGGGTTTGATGATCTCAGAGGTGGAGTATGCTGATCAAACCCTGACTTATGTGGAACCACTCCGAGATATTTTTGCAAGTTTATTCTTTGCCTCGATTGGGATGTTAATCGATCCAGTGTTTTTGTGGCAGAACCTGGAATTGATTTTGGGGCTAGTGGCGATCGCATTTATTGGTAAATTTTTGATTATCACACCGCTAGTCAAACTGTTTCGCTACCCTCTGAAGACGGCATTAATTGCAGGTTTCGGACTGGCGCAGATTGGGGAATTTTCCTTTGTTTTGGCTAGTGAAGGACAGGCACTAGGACTGGTTTCTCGGCAGATATATTTACTGATTTTGGGAACAACGGCGGTAACATTGGTATTGACTCCCTTTGTGTTGCGATTAGTACCGATTGTTTTTGATTGGCTTGAATCAATGCCTTGGCTGAAGCCTTATTTTAGTAGCGAGGGTAAGCCCATAGAAGTCGCGGAAGAATTACCAATTAAAGACCATATCGTGGTTTGTGGTTACGGGCGAGTCGGTAAAAATTTGGTGAAATTGTTACAGCAACACGACTTACCTGTATTGGTGATTGACCAATCTGAAAGTAGAATTCAACAGTTACGGGAGGCGGGAGTACCTTATGTTTACGGAAATTGTGTGAGTTTTCACGTTTTAGAAACTGCGATGGTTAGTCAAGCCAAAGGAATGGCGATCGCACTTCCTGATCCAATGAGTATTCGGCTTTGCCTGAAACGGGCTTTAGAATTATCGCCTGATTTAGATGTAGTAGTGCGTGCCACCAGCGATAAAAATATTGAAGTTCTTTACCAACTGGGTGCGAGGGAAGTGGTGCAACCAGAATTTGAAGCGAGTATAGAAATGGCAACCTACATATTAAATGTAGTGGGATTCTCGAGTGTTGTTGTACAACGGGAAATGCAAGAAATCCGCAACCGTCATTATTTAGACTTGCGTCCAGAACAATCAGCTTCCCAAGTTTCCCGTCATTTGCGACAGGCTACTCAAGACTTAAATAACCGTTGGTATTCCCTACCAGAAACTTCACCCTTAATTGGTATGACTTTAGAAGAAGCTGATATGCGCTACTTAACCGGGGTGAGTTTAATGGCTATTCGCCGCGCCAATGGAGAAGAAATAGATTATCCCGATGCTAATACCAAGTTGGAAAAAGGCGATCGCTTATTGGTGGTAGGTTCAGGTGAAGAATTCGCTGCTTTAGAAGAATTTGCTCTTGGGAGGGCGGCTGTTCCTGGAGACAATAGTGCTTGTCAGTGGGTAATAGTCAATGCTGATTGTCCATTGCTTGGTAAAACTTTGGCAGATTTGAAGATTCGCCAACAATTTGGGGTGCAAGTGCAATCAATGCGCCGCGACGGCAAATTTATTCGCTTCCCCAATAGCAAAATGGAATTGCAAGCGCAGGATCAATTATTATTGTGCGGGAGTTTGACAAGTTTGCATCAATTAGAACAGTTATTTGCTCCATCAACACAATCGTTATCTGTTCCTGTAGTGACAGCTAGTGAGGCGGAAGCTTTGAAAGAGTATTTGCCGATGGATAGTGTGATTGATTAA
- a CDS encoding pentapeptide repeat-containing protein, with translation MQWRWLPENLLSVFFEGCPSFEGEDLSKLNLSNADLNNANLSDTDLSGYDTIFRKTDLSNASLRDANLCDASLRNADLSSANLSDANLRNAYLSSADLSYTNLNRVDLTSANLSSANLRYASLSDTDISSTDLSNANLSRVDLTSADLLFANLKNAIYNEETILPNNFDPNQRQMLLIVPGSNLCGADLSFKDFRFANFQDINLNNTNLEGSDLSQVLNLTPEQVKTAKIGIRHSIVMS, from the coding sequence ATGCAATGGCGATGGCTTCCAGAAAATCTACTGTCTGTATTCTTTGAAGGTTGCCCTAGTTTTGAAGGTGAAGACTTGAGCAAACTCAACCTCAGCAATGCCGACCTCAACAACGCCAACCTCAGCGATACCGACCTTAGCGGCTATGATACCATCTTCAGAAAAACCGACCTCAGCAATGCCAGTCTCCGCGATGCCAACCTCTGTGATGCCAGTCTCCGCAATGCCGACCTCAGTAGTGCTAACCTCAGTGACGCCAACCTCCGCAATGCCTACCTCAGCAGTGCCGACCTTAGCTATACCAACCTCAACAGGGTAGACCTCACTAGTGCTAACCTCAGCAGTGCCAACCTCAGATATGCCAGCCTCAGCGATACCGACATTAGCAGTACCGACCTCAGTAATGCCAACCTCAGCAGAGTAGACCTCACTAGTGCCGACCTTTTGTTTGCAAATCTCAAAAACGCTATTTACAACGAAGAAACAATACTACCTAATAATTTTGACCCTAATCAGAGGCAAATGTTGTTAATAGTCCCTGGTAGTAATCTCTGTGGTGCTGACTTGAGTTTTAAAGATTTTCGTTTTGCTAATTTCCAAGATATCAACCTGAATAATACCAATTTGGAGGGTTCAGATTTGTCACAGGTTTTGAACCTCACACCTGAGCAAGTGAAAACTGCAAAAATTGGGATAAGGCATTCTATAGTGATGAGTTGA
- a CDS encoding Rpn family recombination-promoting nuclease/putative transposase: MKTDSIFYRLFQELPDIFFELIGNSPETATGYEFSSVEIKQTAFRIDGVFLPETEESPVYFVEVQFQPDSGIYSRLFTEVHLYLRQNQPENDWFAVVIYPSRSIDTAKTIHYRESFASGRVTRIYLDELGETASLPIGIATIKLVIENEYKAIESARELITRTSQEVGSVQQQKLLQIIETILVYKFPSMEIEEIQQMFGLSELKQTRVYQQAFAEGEQKGRQEGIEEGERRGKLIAVTPMLAAGLTVEQVAQALGLSVDDVRKAAQQPQ; encoded by the coding sequence GTGAAAACAGACAGCATATTTTATCGCCTATTTCAAGAATTACCTGATATCTTCTTTGAACTAATTGGCAATTCTCCCGAAACTGCCACAGGGTATGAATTCTCATCAGTTGAAATCAAACAAACCGCTTTCCGAATCGATGGTGTATTTCTTCCGGAAACAGAAGAAAGCCCAGTTTACTTCGTAGAAGTCCAGTTTCAACCAGACTCCGGAATTTACTCGCGGTTGTTTACAGAAGTTCATTTATACCTGCGGCAAAACCAACCTGAAAACGATTGGTTTGCTGTGGTGATTTATCCATCTCGCAGCATCGACACAGCAAAAACCATACATTACCGCGAGTCTTTTGCTTCTGGGAGAGTCACCCGTATTTATTTGGATGAGTTAGGGGAAACTGCATCCCTACCCATTGGCATTGCTACGATTAAATTAGTGATCGAAAATGAATATAAGGCAATCGAGTCAGCCAGGGAGTTAATTACTAGAACTAGCCAGGAAGTTGGTTCAGTACAACAGCAAAAATTATTGCAAATAATAGAGACGATATTGGTCTATAAATTTCCCAGTATGGAGATTGAGGAGATACAACAAATGTTTGGATTAAGCGAGTTGAAGCAAACACGAGTATATCAGCAAGCTTTTGCAGAAGGCGAACAGAAAGGAAGACAGGAAGGAATAGAAGAAGGAGAACGTAGAGGAAAATTGATTGCTGTAACACCAATGTTAGCTGCTGGGTTGACCGTGGAGCAGGTAGCGCAGGCTTTAGGTTTAAGTGTAGATGATGTCAGAAAAGCTGCACAACAACCTCAGTAA
- a CDS encoding late competence development ComFB family protein, which translates to MSIEKIVQQSLQDGYLTPAMEAEVGRICDNANELSIEEYMALDRLMGALLTGEVIAVPRKQFINVMEELVLTEAITRVAEIEATSETSLDVGDIAAYALNRLPPLYATTEEGASYQRQHAKAELQELIAQQVSEAISRYLDRPNFFPERQVLGKNTGNEVLRQVSTLLQAYAPNFEQKSQS; encoded by the coding sequence ATGAGTATAGAAAAAATTGTGCAACAGTCTCTCCAGGATGGTTATTTGACACCAGCAATGGAAGCAGAAGTTGGGCGAATCTGTGACAATGCCAACGAACTCTCAATTGAAGAGTACATGGCACTTGATCGACTGATGGGGGCGCTGTTGACTGGTGAGGTGATAGCGGTACCACGCAAACAGTTTATTAATGTTATGGAAGAGTTGGTACTGACAGAAGCGATCACCCGTGTAGCAGAAATCGAAGCTACTAGCGAAACTTCCTTGGATGTTGGAGATATTGCTGCTTACGCCCTCAATCGGCTACCCCCTCTATATGCAACTACGGAAGAAGGTGCTAGCTATCAGCGCCAACACGCCAAGGCAGAACTACAAGAATTAATTGCCCAGCAAGTTAGTGAAGCGATTAGCCGCTACCTGGATAGACCGAATTTCTTTCCAGAACGGCAAGTATTGGGTAAAAACACTGGTAATGAAGTTTTACGCCAAGTCAGTACTTTACTCCAAGCCTACGCACCCAATTTTGAGCAAAAGTCACAATCTTAA
- a CDS encoding CU044_2847 family protein, whose translation MPSLDDNTIIYIEASEDVKIPSVITAEEEEEVLDEKGMSLEAIRKQMVQNFQAIQVTIRAYTVYTLNAFKQMPITNANVDKVTLEFGIELGGEAGIPYVTKGTAKSNMKITVECSFPKKDENK comes from the coding sequence TTGCCTTCCCTTGACGACAACACAATCATTTACATCGAAGCATCAGAAGACGTGAAGATTCCCTCTGTTATCACCGCAGAGGAGGAAGAAGAAGTATTAGATGAAAAGGGAATGAGTCTGGAAGCAATCCGCAAGCAAATGGTGCAGAATTTCCAAGCAATTCAAGTTACGATTCGTGCTTACACTGTTTACACGTTGAATGCCTTTAAACAAATGCCGATCACCAACGCCAATGTCGATAAAGTCACCTTAGAATTCGGTATCGAACTAGGTGGAGAAGCAGGGATTCCTTATGTGACAAAAGGTACAGCTAAAAGCAATATGAAGATTACCGTTGAATGTTCGTTTCCCAAAAAAGATGAAAATAAATAG